AGACCCGAAGACCCTCCATGACCTCCCGAAAGCGGACCAACAGGTAATCAAGCAAGATCGTCGCATCGGGGAGCACCACCCGTTCCACGGATGAGTGGCTGATGTCGCGCTCGTGCCATAACGGCACGTTCTCCAGACTCGCCTGGGCGTAACTTCGGAGCAGCCTGGCCAACCCGGATACCTGTTCACAGACGACCGGGTTGCGCTTGTGAGGCATGGCCGATGATCCCTTCTGTCCTTCGACAAACGGCTCCTCGACCTCACGTACCTCGGTTCGCTGCAGGTGGCGGATCTCGGTGGCGAACTTATCCAGGGAGGTCCCGATCAGGGCAAGCGTAAGCATAAATTCGGCGTGTCGATCCCTGGATAGAATCTGGCTGGAAATAGGTGCTGGCTTTAGCCCCAACCGAGTACAGACATACGCTTCCACAGATAGTGGAAGATGGGCGAAGGTCCCAACGGCGCCAGAGAGCTTGCCATAGGCCACGGTCTCCTTGGCCCGGCGGAGGCGATCGAGATTGCGCTCCACTTCGCTATACCAGAGCAGGAGCTTCAAACCAAAGGTCACTGGCTCGGCATGGATTCCATGCGTCCGTCCAACCATGATCGTTCGCTTGTGGCGTTGGGCGAGGTCAGCGATCACCAGGCGGAGCGCCTCCAGGTCTTCCAGCAAAATGTCGGCAGCCTGCTGAAGCTGTAACGCCAGGGCCGTGTCAACCACATCATAGGACGTCAGCCCGAAATGGAGATAGCGTGCCTCCGGGCCGACCCGCTCCGCCACCGCCGAGACAAAGGCGATGACATCGTGGCGAACCTCCCGTTCGATCTCTTGGATACGGTTAAGGTCGAAGCTGGCCCGCTCCTGGATCACGGCCAACGCCTCGCGCGGAACTACGCCCAGCTCGGCCCAGGCCTCGCTGGCTAACAGCTCGACTCGCAGCCAGGTGGCGTACCGGTTCTGTGGTTCCCACACGGAGGTCATTCGGGGGAGCGCATAGCGAGGAATCATCAGTTGTCCTCTCGCGTCTGTTGCGTTCATAGCGTCTATTGCGTATGTTGCGTCATTGCGTCCGTTGCGTATTACGCTATGGATGCGATAGACGCTATCGACGCCGCACGCTATGGACGCGATAGACGCTACAGAGAATGGTTGGCTAGATCGACTGTCAGGAGAGTAGGGCCGCTTGGGGAACAGGGCCGATAGAGGTGATGGCAAACGACTCGTCGCGCAACAGCCGTCTCGTCAGCGACTCGAACTGATCGGTGGACACCGCATCGATCCCCGCGATGATCTCATCCAGGTCATAGGTGCGATCGAAATAGATCTCGGACTTGGCAAGACGAGTCATTCGGCTACTCGTCCCCTCGAGACCGAGGAGCAGATTGCCCTTGAGCTGATCCTTCGCCTGTTGGAGACCACTGGGATCGACCGGCTGATTCCGCATGCGGGCGCATTCCGCCCGGATCAGGTCGACGACCTGGCCTGAGGACTCCGGACTGGTCCCGGCATAAATGACCAGCAGACCGCAATCGCGATAGGCGGCCTGGTAAGAGTAAATCGAATACGCCAAACCTCGTTTTTCGCGAATCTCCTGGAAGAGCCGAGAACTCATGCTGCCACCCAGCATGGCGTTCAACAGGTAGAGGGCATAGCGATCATGGTGGGCATACGGTAAGGCATCCATGCCGAGACACAGGTGGAGCTGGGCCGTATCGCGCTCCTCCACCCTGACCGCCGCGCTGGAAGACGGTGGTGGAGGATCGGCGTGAACGGTTCGGCCTTCAAAACCGTCGAATGCCCGCGCCACCAGATCCACCAACTGCTCGTGATCCAGATCACCGGCTGCAGCTATCACGGTTCGATCGGGACGGTAGAAGCGACCCATGTGGCGGCGGATATCGTCTTGCGTGATGAGACAGACCGTCTCCTTCCGCCCCAGGATCGGTCTGGCTACCGGGTGATCACCCCAGATCGCTTCGGCAAAGAGGTCGTGAACCAAGTCGTCAGGAGTGTCCTCCACCATCTTGATCTCCTGAAGAACGACCTGCTGTTCCCGCTCAATATCTTTGGGATCGAGGCGAGAATGGAGGAAGGTGTCGGCCAGAATATCGATACCCAGGGGCAGGTGCTCACCTAGGACCTTGGCAAAGAAACAGGTACCCTCGCGACTCGTGGAGGCGTCGTGCGTACCACCAATGGCGTCAATCGCCCTGGCGATCTCCTGCGCGCTACGCCGCTCCGTCCCCTTGAAGAGCATATGCTCGATGAAGTGGGAGATGCCGGCTACATCGGAAGCCTCATCCCGAGATCCAACCTTCACCCACACGCCGATCGAGACCGACTTGACAGCAGGCATCTGCTCGCTGAGGACGACCATCCCGCTTGGCAACACCTGGCGGTTGTAGGAGAAACGGGCCATCGGTCAGGAGGACCTCTGCTCAGCCTTGAGTTGCCCCCCCGATTCCATCGCCTCTTTCCGACTCAACCGGATCTTGCCGCTCTTGTCGATGTCGATAACTTTTACCATGACCTCTTCCCCATTCGACAAGACGTCTTCGACCTTCATCACCCGTTCAGCGGAGATTTGAGAGATATGCAGAAGACCATCGGTACCAGGAAGAATCTGGACGAAGGCACCAAAGTCCATGATCTTGACTACCTTCCCTCGATAGACCCTGCCAACCTCAGGAACCTCGACAATCCTGCTGATGATCGCCAACGCCTTCTGCGCTGCCTGTTCGTCAACAGAGGCGATCTCGATCCGCCCATCGTCCGAGACATCGATCTTCGCCCCGGATTCTGCCACAATCCCGCGGATCACCTTGCCACCAGGACCAATGACATCACGGATCTTGTCTACCGGAATCATAATCGTGAGGATGCGCGGGGCATACGCTGACATATTCACCCTTGGCTCTGCAAGGGCGCGGTCCATCTGATCCAGGATGTGGAGTCGGGCGCGCTTGGCCTGACCCAGAGCCTTCGGCATGAGGCTAGGGCTGATGCCTTGGGTCTTGATATCCAATTGCAGCGCGGTGATCCCTTGCCGGGTACCGGCCACCTTAAAGTCCATATCGCCAAGGTGATCCTCAAGCCCGATGATATCGGTGAGAATAGCCGTCTGCTCATTTTCCATGACGAGCCCCATTGCGACCCCAGCCACCGCTGACCGGATCGGAACCCCGGCATCCATTAAGCTGAGGCTCGCACCGCAGACCGTAGCCATGGAAGACGACCCATTCGACTCGAGGATATCTGAGACAATCCGAAGCGTATACGCAAACTCCTCCTTCGTCGGCAGCACCGAGAGAAGAGCCCGCTCGGCAAGGGCCCCGTGCCCGATCTCTCGCCGACCAGGTCCGCGCATAAACTTGACCTCGCCGACGCTGAAGGGTGGAAAA
This genomic stretch from Candidatus Methylomirabilis limnetica harbors:
- a CDS encoding M16 family metallopeptidase, which codes for MARFSYNRQVLPSGMVVLSEQMPAVKSVSIGVWVKVGSRDEASDVAGISHFIEHMLFKGTERRSAQEIARAIDAIGGTHDASTSREGTCFFAKVLGEHLPLGIDILADTFLHSRLDPKDIEREQQVVLQEIKMVEDTPDDLVHDLFAEAIWGDHPVARPILGRKETVCLITQDDIRRHMGRFYRPDRTVIAAAGDLDHEQLVDLVARAFDGFEGRTVHADPPPPSSSAAVRVEERDTAQLHLCLGMDALPYAHHDRYALYLLNAMLGGSMSSRLFQEIREKRGLAYSIYSYQAAYRDCGLLVIYAGTSPESSGQVVDLIRAECARMRNQPVDPSGLQQAKDQLKGNLLLGLEGTSSRMTRLAKSEIYFDRTYDLDEIIAGIDAVSTDQFESLTRRLLRDESFAITSIGPVPQAALLS
- the purB gene encoding adenylosuccinate lyase, with the protein product MIPRYALPRMTSVWEPQNRYATWLRVELLASEAWAELGVVPREALAVIQERASFDLNRIQEIEREVRHDVIAFVSAVAERVGPEARYLHFGLTSYDVVDTALALQLQQAADILLEDLEALRLVIADLAQRHKRTIMVGRTHGIHAEPVTFGLKLLLWYSEVERNLDRLRRAKETVAYGKLSGAVGTFAHLPLSVEAYVCTRLGLKPAPISSQILSRDRHAEFMLTLALIGTSLDKFATEIRHLQRTEVREVEEPFVEGQKGSSAMPHKRNPVVCEQVSGLARLLRSYAQASLENVPLWHERDISHSSVERVVLPDATILLDYLLVRFREVMEGLRVYPDQMRYNLELTGGLVFSEAVLLALIGKGLSREEAYRMVQRHAMKAWESHEPFKPLLLADPEICRHLSPVEVENCFDLDYHLRHLDDIFARVGL